The following is a genomic window from Sphingorhabdus sp. Alg231-15.
CGTGTTTCTCTCCAATGGCCCCGGTGATCCGGCGGCGACGGGAGGCTATGCGGTTCCGGTGATCAAGGCGCTGCTGGACAGGGATATGCCGATTTTCGGCATCTGTCTGGGCCATCAGATGCTGGCGCTGGCGGCGGGTGCAAAGACGGTTAAGATGCATCAGGGCCATCGCGGCGCCAATCATCCGGTACAACGGGTTGGCGGTGACTGGGATGACAGCGAAGGGCTGGTTGAAATTACTAGCATGAACCACGGCTTTGCAGTGGACAGCGAAACACTCCCCGACACGATTGTCGAAACCCATAAAAGCCTGTTCGACGGCAGCAATTGCGGCATCAGCATCACCGGCAAACGCGCCTTTGGCGTGCAGTACCACCCCGAGGCTAGTCCTGGGCCACAGGATAGTTTCTATCTGTTCGAGAAATTTGTCGGGGGATTGGGGTGAGTGACACTGTCGATCCTGATCATTTCACTGAAGAATGGGCAACAGATCAAGAAATCCTGGATCGTATGGTGGATGGCGGCGATCAACCGCATGTTGTCCGAGAGATTGATGTTCAATTTGTTGGTCAGTTAGCCAAATTAAACCGGTTTAAAAACGAAGCTTCGAAATGGGGTTTTCGTTCAGCAGAAGTCGAACGTTATGAAGATGGATGGCAGATCGAACTTCAAATACATTCGGACACACAGAAGGACACGATGCGCAAATTGACCCGAAAATATATTGAAATCGAGCAGGAATTCGACATCGATCATGATGGTTGGGGATGCTTCAGTTGTAATGAAAATGGCCCAATTTCCGACGAGAATCCTGCGTAATGCCCAAAAGAACTGACATAAATTCCATCCTGATCATTGGCGCTGGCCCGATTGTTATCGGACAGGCCTGCGAGTTTGATTATTCGGGGACACAGGCGTGCAAGGCGTTGAAAGAAGAGGGCTACCGGATCATCCTGGTCAACTCCAATCCGGCGACGATCATGACTGATCCGGAAATGGCGGATGCGACCTATGTCGAGCCAATTACCCCCGAAATTGTCGAGAAGATCATCGCCAAAGAGCGCCCGGATGCGGTGCTGCCGACTATGGGCGGGCAGACGGCGCTGAACACCGCGCTGACGCTCAACAAAATGGGCGTGCTCGACAAATATAACGTGCAGATGATTGGCGCGGATGCCGAAGCCATCGATAAGGCGGAAGATCGCGAAAAATTCAAGGCGGCGATGGACAAAATCGGGCTGGAAAGCCCGCGTTCCGCCATTGCGCATAGCGAAGAGCAGGCGCTGGAGGTTCTCGAGGATATCGGGTTGCCCGCGATCATGCGGCCCAGCTTTACTATGGGCGGAACCGGTGGCGGTGTCGCCTATAACCGCGAAGAGTTCATCCACTATATCCGGACATCGCTGGAAGCCTCGCCAACCAATGAAGTGCTGATCGATGAATCGCTAATTGGCTGGAAAGAATATGAGATGGAGGTTGTTCGCGACAAGGCGGATAATTGTATCATCATCTGCTCGATCGAAAATGTTGACCCGATGGGTGTGCATACCGGTGACTCGATCACGGTTGCACCGGCGCTGACGCTGACTGACAAAGAATATCAGATCATGCGCAACGCGTCGTTGGCGGTTCTAAGAGAAATAGGAGTCGAAACAGGCGGTTCCAACGTACAGTTCGCAGTTAATCCGAAGGATGGGCGGCTTGTTGTCATCGAAATGAACCCGCGGGTTTCACGCAGTTCAGCGCTCGCATCCAAGGCCACGGGCTTTCCGATCGCGAAAGTCGCGGCGAAACTGGCAGTTGGCTATACGCTCGACGAGATTGACAATGATATTACCGGTGCGACACCGGCGTCCTTTGAACCGACCATAGATTATGTGGTCACCAAGATACCACGCTTTGCCTTTGAAAAATTCAAGGGTGCGGAGCCATTGCTCGCTACCGCGATGAAATCCGTTGGCGAAGTCATGGCAATCGGCCGCAATATCCATGAATCGCTGCAAAAAGCGCTACGCGGCTTAGAAACCGGGCTGGATGGATTTAATCAAGTGCGCGAGTTGATCGGTGCGTCGCGTGACGAGATTGCGGCGGAACTGGCACGACCAACGCCCGACCGGCTGCTGGTCGCGGCACAAGCGATGCGTGAGGGCTTTAGCGATACCGAAATCCATGAAATCGCCCATTATGATCCCTGGTTCCTGGCGCGGATGCGCGAGATAATCGATGCCGAGCAAGATATTTTGGACAATGGCTTGCCTAATGGGCCGGAAGCACTCCGCAAGCTGAAATCCATGGGCTTTTCCGATGAACGGCTTGCGAAGCTGGCTGTGGATGCTGTGCATGTCGCCGGTGGGGCAGGGCGCGCGGTAGCCGGAGCGCACGGGCTGGTTCATGACGCCGTTGCCGCCATGGCAGGCGCGACGACCGAGAAGGAAGTCCGCGAATTGCGCCATAAGCTAGGCGTAAGACCCGTATTCAAGCGGATCGACACCTGTGCTGCGGAATTCGAAGCCAAGACGCCCTATATGTATTCCACCTATGAAGCGCCGATTTTCGGGGAACCAGAGAATGAAGCGCAGCCGTCAGATCGCCGGAAAGTGGTGATTCTAGGCGGTGGACCCAACCGGATCGGGCAGGGGATCGAGTTTGACTATTGCTGCTGTCATGCCTGTTTTGCGCTGGCCGATGCGGGTTTTGAAACGATCATGGTCAATTGCAATCCGGAAACCGTTTCGACCGACTATGATACGTCCGACCGGCTTTATTTTGAGCCACTGACTGCCGAAGATGTGCTGGAAATTCTGGCCGTGGAGCAGAGTAAGGGCGAATTGGTCGGGGTGATCGTGCAATTTGGCGGACAAACACCGCTGAAACTAGCCTCTGCGCTAGAAGATGCAGGGATTCCAATCCTCGGCACGACGCCGGATGCGATTGATCTAGCCGAAGACCGCGAACGTTTTGCGAAACTGGTCAATGATCTAAAGCTCAAGCAGCCTGAAAATGGCATGGCTCGGACCGAAGAAGAGGCCGTGAAAATCGCGGAGCGTATCGGTTATCCGGTACTAATCCGGCCGAGTTTCGTGCTTGGCGGGCGGGCGATGGAAATTGTCGATGGGCCAGCGCAGCTCGAAGACTATATCAATACCGCCGTGCAAGTGTCGGGCGATCAACCTGTTCTGGTCGATCAATATCTGCGCGATGCCGTGGAGGTCGATGTTGATGCGATTTGCGACGGTGATGAAGTGGTCGTTTGCGGCGTGCTCCAACATATTGAGGAAGCCGGGGTTCATTCGGGCGACAGTGCCTGCACCATCCCGCCCTATAATCTCAGCGATGAGATCATAGCTGAAATGGAGCGACAGGCAGGGGCGCTGGCAATCGGTTTGAAAGTGCGCGGGCTGATGAACATTCAGTTCGCCGTGAAAGATGGTGAGGTCTATCTCATCGAGGTCAATCCAAGGGCGAGCCGGACAGTGCCATTTGTCGCGAAAGCCATTGGCGTCCCAATTGCCAAAATTGCTTCGCGCGTGATGGCGGGAGAGAAGCTCAAAAACTTACCAGTGATTGATAGACATATCGATTATATTGCTGTGAAAGAAGCCGTCTTCCCGTTTAATCGCTTCCCCGGAATTGACCCGGTTTTATCGCCGGAAATGAAATCTACGGGTGAAGTCATGGGCATCGATAACAGTTTCGCGATTGCTTTCGGCAAAGCGCAGCTGGGTGCGAATAATCATTTGCCGGATGGGGGAACGCTGTTTGTTTCCGTGAAAGAAACGGACAAAAAAGTGATCGAGCCCGCCGCACGATTAGCCGAAAAACTGGGTTTCAAGATAATTGCGACCAGCGGAACAGCTGATTATCTGACCGACAAAGGTATAAAGGTAGAGAAGGTCAACAAGGTGGCTGAAGGGCGGCCGCATATTGTCGACCGGATTATCGATGGCGACGTTGACCTGATTTTCAACACAACCGAGGGTTGGCAGTCGCTGAAAGACTCCAAATCCATCCGGGCAGGGGCGCTGAACGGCAAGATTCCTTACTATACGACTGCGACAGCAAGCGTAGCGGCAATGGAAGCAATATCGGCCATGCGCGACGAGACTCTTGAAGTTCGTGCGCTTCAGTCTTATTATAAGTCTTCGCAGACTTAATTCCCGACAATCTGTCACACTGCGGGCGAGCCTTCACAGGGAGGGGCGCCGGGAAACTATTTTTGACGCAGTGGTCCTGAAAACCACGGTGAATAGAAGGAAGAAAGGCCAAAAATGGCTGTAGAAAAAGTACCGATGCTGGCCGAAGGCCACGCCAAACTGGAAGCCGAGCTGAAGGCGCTCAAGGAAGAGCGGCCTCGCATTGTCGATGCGATTGAGGAAGCGCGTGCCCATGGTGATCTGTCGGAAAATGCCGAATATCATGCCGCAAAAGAGCGTCAGGGCCAGGTCGAAGCAACAATTGCTGATATTGAAGATAAGCTGAGCCGCGCTCAGGTTATTGATCCAACGGCTTTGTCCGGCGATAAAGCCGTATTTGGCGCGACGCTGACCTTACTCGATGAAGATGATAAACCTGTTAAATATCAATTGGTTGGTCAAGCAGAGGCCGATGCAAAAGTGGGTAAGATAAGCTATAACAGCCCGATCGGACGCGCTTTCATCGGACGCAGCATCGGTGATGAAATCGAGGTCACCGTACCTGCGGGAGACAAATATTATCTGCTCGAGAAAATTGAGTTTATCTGATTTGATATGAACCTGCCGAACGGAAAGCTGACCAACGGACTCGTGATCGCCAATGTCGTGATCTTTCTGTTGCTTTGGATTTCCGGTTGGCAGGCCGATGCGGTCCTGCGTGGCGGCTTCTTTCCGATAAGACTGGGTGAAGGACTGCCGGAGTTCGAAAGCATCAACGGGATGGTTCCGGCATGGCTGACGCCGTTGTCATCAGCTTTCCTGCATGGCGGCCTGATGCATATTGCGTTTAATATGTTGATGCTTCTGTTTTGCGGACGTTTTGTGGAACAGGCGCTGGGGCCGCAGTTAATGGCCTTTCTCTACGTGGTCGGCGCCTATGCCGCTTCCCTAGCGGAATTTGCCTTTAATGGAGATTCGGTCATTCCTGTCGTCGGTGCCAGTGGCGCAATATCGGCGATTCTGGGCGCCTATGCGCTGTTATTTGCGCGCAATGAGGTCAAGCCTGTTGGACCGTTTCCCGGACATATTGTAAGGATTGCGTGGCTCACGCTCGCCTGGATCGGAATCCAGTTGATGATCGGGATTGCCACACGCGGCAGCCTTAATGGCATCGCGATTTTTGCTCATATCGGCGGCTTTGTCGCTGGGCTGGTCCTGACACGGCCCTTGCTGCAATGGCGCTTTAAAAACGCTTAATCTTCAGCAGGCAATTCCGGTTCGAGAATTTTGTGCAGGTGCACGATCACATATTTCATCTCAGCATCGTCCACCGTACGTTGCGCGTTGGAGCGCCAGACGTCTTCAGCTTCTTCGTAATTGGGATAAACACCGACAAGATCGACCTGGTCGAGATTTTCGTAATCTAGTCCGCGTGGATCCTTGACCCGACCGCCCATCACCAGATGAATTTTGCTGCGTTCACTCATATGTGCCCCAATTTCTATTTATCAGATTTTTCCGATTTTACCGCTTCGGTAGCGGCTTCGGCGGCGCTCTTAGCAGCTTCGGTAGCTTTGCCAAGCAGATCTTTGATCTGGTCTTGAACACTGTCTTTGCTGAGGCCTAGATTTTCAATCTGTTCCTGGCCGGCCTCTTTCGCTGCACCATAAGCCTTTTTGGCGGTTTCGTTGATTTTTTTGCCTGCACCGCCGACATATTTGGTTTCAGCCTTGCTCTTCGGAAGCAAGGCGCCAACCAACGCCCCAAGCGCCAATCCACCGGCCACCACGGCTAGCGGGCTTTTGGTTATGGTTTCTTCGGATTTGTTCGCGGCAGTTTTTGCGATCTGCTTGGTTGCAGCAACGCCTTCTGCGGCTTTTGCCTTGCCATCACCCAACAGAGCTGCGGCGCGCTGCTTGCTTTCGGACATTTTTTCTAACGCGATTCCAGTACCTTCTCCCGCAATTTCCTTCGCATCTGCCAGTCGTTTCCGGGAAGCGGCCCGTGCTTTTTCAATATTTTCGGACAAATTACTCATTACTTACTCCTCGGAATCTAGGCTATCGGTGCCGTCATTGGCGGCCTTGCGATTGGTGAAATAGTTGGTCAGTGGTTTGCGCAGCGCCAACAAAGTAGCTGCGGCCGCCACAGTTGCGACCTTTCCGGGATTGTCTTTCACCCCTTGCAATGCGGTTTCACCAGTTTTTTGGACACGATCCAGGGCCTTGTCTTTGGCCTCTTGGATTAGATTGGCTGGTTTCAGCCGTTCTTTTGTCTCGGAAATATCTTCCTTAACATTCTCCATTGCTTCCTTTTTTTCAATCGCAAGGTTGCGCAGCTTGAAGATATCGTCGTTTTTCTGTGTCATTGATCATTCTCGTCCAGAGGTAATTTGCGCGCCCGTTTAATTGCCATACTCATTAGGACCGTTGTGAGTAGCAATGCTCCTCCGGTCAACAGTCCTGTTGCCGCGATGGGGCCCCAATAGTGGGATAATATCAATAATATTCCCAATATGAGAGCAACCATGGTGGTAACGCCCAATATGATGGCGACACTGAACAAGACCAATACGGTCTTGGTCGCCGCCATATTGACGGACAGTTTTACGCGATAATATTCAAGTTCCGCTTCTGCGAGTTTGCGAACGTCATCAACCAGGTCAGTGACCTGTAGTTTTAGCGGTTTGTCGTCGGAACTGGATGCCGATGCGTTACCTTTCGCCTCGCCACTTTCATCGGGAGACGGCTGATCTTCCAAAGCTGCAGTCTTATTGTCCAACATTATCACCCATCGCGATCTGGTTGAGATTGGTGATACACGCTCTAGCTACGATCATCCATCCCTGACTTGATCAGCCGTGAAACAAGCAGGCCGACGACAGCAGCAGCGCCAATAGCAACAGCAGGGCGCTTGCGGACAAAGCTCCGTGCGTCTTCAACCATTTCGTCGACATCCTTGGAGTTGATTTTCTCAGCGAAAGAAGAGACCGCATCTGCTGTTGAGCGTGCATAGTCACCATATTTTTCGCCGACATTTTCGTCGATTGTCTTTGCGCTGTTTTCGATCATCTCGCTCAAAGTACCAATGGCTTCACCGGCTTTGGCTTTGCCATCGTTCGCGGTGGAGCGTGCTTTGTCGATCGCACGATCCTTCAAGTCACCGGTCACATTTGAGGTTGATTTTGAGGATCCAGCGCGTGTTGCTCCGGCTTTAAGCGGAGCTGACGGTTTTGCCGAGGTTGACTTTTTGACGTTAACCCCTTTTGCAGGCGTGGATTTTTTCGCTGCAGTGCGTTTGGTTGCCGTTTTTTTAGCCGCGGGCTTTTTTGCAGCCGGTTTTTTGGCTGTTGTTTTGCGCGCTGCTGGTTTCTTTTCCTGATCGGCGGCCATATTTAAAATTCCTTCCTCAAAACCCTTGCCATTACACTGTAATCGATAATGTTACCGATCGGTTTTTCCCAAAACCTAAATGGTGTCTAATCCTTATGATTCAAGGGTAAATTAGCGTAATCTGATCATGATCTACAAAGCTGGTGATTGCCACAAGCCTATCATGACGATAAGGGCTTTGCGATACGCAATCTTCCGCAGGAGTCTTCCCGAAAATGACCGCAATATTAGATCTTCACGCTCGCCAGATTTTGGACAGCAGGGGCAATCCAACAGTTGAGGTCGACATTTTGCTCGAAGATGGCAGTTTTGGGCGCGCCGCAGTTCCCTCGGGAGCATCGACAGGGGCTTACGAAGCTGTCGAACTGCGTGACGATGACAAAAGTAAATATCTGGGCAAAGGCGTGCTCAAGGCAATTGAAGCGGTAAATGGGCCGATTAGTGAAACACTGCTGGGACTAGATGCGGAAGATCAGGAAGAACTTGATGCTGCGATGATCGCTCTGGATGGCACGGAGAATAAGAGCCGTCTGGGCGCTAATGCGATATTGGGTGTCAGTCTTGCTGCGGCGAAGGCCGCTGCCGATGCGCGCGGTCTTCCGCTTTATCGTTATGTTGGCGGTGTTTCTGCCCGGGTTTTGCCGGTGCCGATGATGAATATCATCAACGGTGGAGAGCATGCCGACAATCCGATCGATTTTCAGGAATTCATGGTCATGCCCGTCGGCGCTGGGAGCATCGCAGAATCGGTTCGGTGGGGCGCAGAGATTTTTCATACACTGAAAACGGGGCTGTCTGAAAAAGGTCTGGCTACTGCTGTCGGGGATGAAGGTGGTTTTGCGCCTAATCTTGGATCGACCCGTGATGCGCTTGATTTCGTCATGGCGTCAATTGAGAAGGCAGGATTCAAGGCTGGTGACGAGGTTGTATTGGCGCTTGATTGCGCTGCGACCGAGTTTTTTAAGGATGGTCAATATCATATTTCGGGTGAGGACAAGATTTTGTCGCCCGCCGAAATG
Proteins encoded in this region:
- a CDS encoding ribonuclease E inhibitor RraB translates to MSDTVDPDHFTEEWATDQEILDRMVDGGDQPHVVREIDVQFVGQLAKLNRFKNEASKWGFRSAEVERYEDGWQIELQIHSDTQKDTMRKLTRKYIEIEQEFDIDHDGWGCFSCNENGPISDENPA
- the carB gene encoding carbamoyl-phosphate synthase large subunit — its product is MPKRTDINSILIIGAGPIVIGQACEFDYSGTQACKALKEEGYRIILVNSNPATIMTDPEMADATYVEPITPEIVEKIIAKERPDAVLPTMGGQTALNTALTLNKMGVLDKYNVQMIGADAEAIDKAEDREKFKAAMDKIGLESPRSAIAHSEEQALEVLEDIGLPAIMRPSFTMGGTGGGVAYNREEFIHYIRTSLEASPTNEVLIDESLIGWKEYEMEVVRDKADNCIIICSIENVDPMGVHTGDSITVAPALTLTDKEYQIMRNASLAVLREIGVETGGSNVQFAVNPKDGRLVVIEMNPRVSRSSALASKATGFPIAKVAAKLAVGYTLDEIDNDITGATPASFEPTIDYVVTKIPRFAFEKFKGAEPLLATAMKSVGEVMAIGRNIHESLQKALRGLETGLDGFNQVRELIGASRDEIAAELARPTPDRLLVAAQAMREGFSDTEIHEIAHYDPWFLARMREIIDAEQDILDNGLPNGPEALRKLKSMGFSDERLAKLAVDAVHVAGGAGRAVAGAHGLVHDAVAAMAGATTEKEVRELRHKLGVRPVFKRIDTCAAEFEAKTPYMYSTYEAPIFGEPENEAQPSDRRKVVILGGGPNRIGQGIEFDYCCCHACFALADAGFETIMVNCNPETVSTDYDTSDRLYFEPLTAEDVLEILAVEQSKGELVGVIVQFGGQTPLKLASALEDAGIPILGTTPDAIDLAEDRERFAKLVNDLKLKQPENGMARTEEEAVKIAERIGYPVLIRPSFVLGGRAMEIVDGPAQLEDYINTAVQVSGDQPVLVDQYLRDAVEVDVDAICDGDEVVVCGVLQHIEEAGVHSGDSACTIPPYNLSDEIIAEMERQAGALAIGLKVRGLMNIQFAVKDGEVYLIEVNPRASRTVPFVAKAIGVPIAKIASRVMAGEKLKNLPVIDRHIDYIAVKEAVFPFNRFPGIDPVLSPEMKSTGEVMGIDNSFAIAFGKAQLGANNHLPDGGTLFVSVKETDKKVIEPAARLAEKLGFKIIATSGTADYLTDKGIKVEKVNKVAEGRPHIVDRIIDGDVDLIFNTTEGWQSLKDSKSIRAGALNGKIPYYTTATASVAAMEAISAMRDETLEVRALQSYYKSSQT
- a CDS encoding phage holin family protein codes for the protein MLDNKTAALEDQPSPDESGEAKGNASASSSDDKPLKLQVTDLVDDVRKLAEAELEYYRVKLSVNMAATKTVLVLFSVAIILGVTTMVALILGILLILSHYWGPIAATGLLTGGALLLTTVLMSMAIKRARKLPLDENDQ
- a CDS encoding DUF4170 domain-containing protein encodes the protein MSERSKIHLVMGGRVKDPRGLDYENLDQVDLVGVYPNYEEAEDVWRSNAQRTVDDAEMKYVIVHLHKILEPELPAED
- a CDS encoding rhomboid family intramembrane serine protease encodes the protein MNLPNGKLTNGLVIANVVIFLLLWISGWQADAVLRGGFFPIRLGEGLPEFESINGMVPAWLTPLSSAFLHGGLMHIAFNMLMLLFCGRFVEQALGPQLMAFLYVVGAYAASLAEFAFNGDSVIPVVGASGAISAILGAYALLFARNEVKPVGPFPGHIVRIAWLTLAWIGIQLMIGIATRGSLNGIAIFAHIGGFVAGLVLTRPLLQWRFKNA
- the greA gene encoding transcription elongation factor GreA, encoding MAVEKVPMLAEGHAKLEAELKALKEERPRIVDAIEEARAHGDLSENAEYHAAKERQGQVEATIADIEDKLSRAQVIDPTALSGDKAVFGATLTLLDEDDKPVKYQLVGQAEADAKVGKISYNSPIGRAFIGRSIGDEIEVTVPAGDKYYLLEKIEFI
- the eno gene encoding phosphopyruvate hydratase, producing the protein MTAILDLHARQILDSRGNPTVEVDILLEDGSFGRAAVPSGASTGAYEAVELRDDDKSKYLGKGVLKAIEAVNGPISETLLGLDAEDQEELDAAMIALDGTENKSRLGANAILGVSLAAAKAAADARGLPLYRYVGGVSARVLPVPMMNIINGGEHADNPIDFQEFMVMPVGAGSIAESVRWGAEIFHTLKTGLSEKGLATAVGDEGGFAPNLGSTRDALDFVMASIEKAGFKAGDEVVLALDCAATEFFKDGQYHISGEDKILSPAEMSSYLAELCKDYPIKSVEDGMAEDDFEGWKLLTDAVGDTVQLVGDDLFVTNPARLSQGIKDGLANSLLVKVNQIGTLSETLEAVRMAHNASYTAVMSHRSGETEDATIADLAVATNCGQIKTGSLARSDRLAKYNQLIRIEEELDTVAHYAGRSIFS